A window from Luteibacter flocculans encodes these proteins:
- the ruvB gene encoding Holliday junction branch migration DNA helicase RuvB produces MSEHRIISTAAAMDDDALEASIRPKRLAEYLGQRTVREQMAIYIEAARRRGGALDHTLIFGPPGLGKTTLSHVIANELGVSVRSTSGPVLERAGDLAALLTNLEANDVLFVDEIHRLSPVVEEVLYPAMEDFQIDIMIGEGPAARSIKLDLPPFTLIGATTRAGLLTGPLRDRFGIIQRLEFYSVDELTAIVRRAARIFGIECELEGAIEIARRSRGTPRIANRLLRRVRDFAEVRGDGRITHDLARAATDMLKVDAEGFDDLDRRLLSTIIENFDGGPVGVESLAAALSEDRGTLEDVVEPYLIQQGYLIRTARGRMASAKAWRHLGLNPPPRQSATPDLFSDDA; encoded by the coding sequence ATGTCCGAGCACCGCATCATTTCCACCGCCGCCGCCATGGACGACGACGCGCTGGAGGCCAGCATCCGACCCAAGCGCCTGGCCGAATACCTCGGCCAGCGCACGGTGCGCGAGCAGATGGCCATCTATATCGAAGCCGCCAGGCGTCGAGGTGGCGCACTGGATCACACCCTCATCTTCGGGCCGCCCGGCCTCGGCAAGACCACGCTGTCGCACGTGATCGCCAACGAGCTTGGCGTCAGCGTGCGCTCCACCTCGGGTCCGGTGCTCGAGCGCGCAGGCGACCTCGCCGCGCTGCTGACCAACCTCGAGGCGAACGACGTCCTCTTCGTGGACGAGATCCATCGCCTGTCGCCCGTGGTGGAGGAAGTGCTCTATCCGGCGATGGAAGATTTCCAGATCGACATCATGATCGGCGAAGGCCCCGCGGCCCGCTCGATCAAGCTCGACCTGCCCCCGTTCACCCTGATCGGCGCGACCACGAGGGCCGGCCTGCTGACCGGCCCCTTGCGCGACCGCTTCGGCATCATCCAGCGCCTGGAGTTCTACAGCGTGGACGAGCTGACGGCGATCGTGCGCCGCGCGGCCCGGATCTTCGGGATCGAGTGCGAGCTAGAGGGCGCCATCGAGATCGCCCGCCGCTCGCGTGGCACGCCCCGTATCGCCAACCGTCTGCTGCGCCGCGTGCGCGATTTCGCCGAGGTGCGTGGCGACGGCCGGATCACCCATGACCTGGCGCGCGCCGCCACCGACATGCTCAAGGTGGATGCCGAAGGTTTTGACGACCTCGACCGCCGCCTGCTCAGCACAATCATCGAGAACTTCGATGGCGGGCCGGTTGGGGTGGAGTCCCTGGCCGCCGCGCTGAGCGAGGACCGTGGCACGCTCGAAGACGTGGTGGAGCCGTATCTCATCCAGCAGGGCTATCTGATCCGCACCGCGCGGGGCCGCATGGCCTCGGCCAAGGCCTGGCGACATCTCGGCCTCAACCCGCCGCCCCGCCAGTCGGCCACGCCGGACCTGTTTTCGGACGACGCATGA
- the ybgC gene encoding tol-pal system-associated acyl-CoA thioesterase, giving the protein MYWEDTDAGGVVYHANYVRFMERARTEWLRAQGIDQMALREATSLGFVVRDMHLDFHRPARLDDELLITVDVKERRSASMLFGQEIVRGDAALVRAQVRVACVNLDTMRPAQIPADLFPSEFP; this is encoded by the coding sequence ATCTACTGGGAAGATACCGACGCGGGCGGCGTGGTCTACCACGCCAACTATGTGCGTTTCATGGAGCGTGCACGCACGGAATGGCTGCGCGCGCAGGGTATCGACCAGATGGCGCTGCGCGAAGCGACCTCCTTGGGCTTCGTGGTGCGCGATATGCACCTCGATTTCCATCGTCCGGCCCGTCTGGATGATGAACTCCTGATCACGGTGGACGTCAAAGAGCGCCGTTCAGCCAGTATGCTGTTCGGTCAGGAGATCGTGCGGGGGGATGCGGCACTGGTTCGCGCGCAGGTGCGCGTGGCTTGCGTCAACCTCGACACGATGCGTCCGGCGCAGATCCCAGCGGACCTGTTCCCTTCCGAATTCCCCTAA
- the tolQ gene encoding protein TolQ, translating to MNGGLNIFKLVSEASLPVQLVMLLLLVFSFLSWVIIIRKYSQLKTAHDNAESFEDRFWSGADLAALFREVGNREGQHGMENVFEAGFREFARQRQRRVTDANRVMEGAERAMRVAGTREIGKLEQNLEFLANVGSISPYVGLFGTVWGIMGAFQGLGEMKDVTISVVAPHISEALIATAMGLFAAIPAVWAYNRYANKVERIASRYEVFQEEFSSVLQRQIHSDETA from the coding sequence ATGAACGGTGGACTGAACATTTTCAAGCTGGTGTCGGAAGCGAGCCTGCCCGTACAACTGGTCATGCTGCTCCTGCTGGTGTTCTCGTTCCTGTCGTGGGTGATCATCATCCGCAAGTACAGCCAGCTGAAGACCGCGCACGACAACGCAGAATCTTTCGAAGACCGCTTCTGGTCAGGCGCCGATCTCGCGGCCCTGTTCCGCGAGGTGGGCAATCGTGAAGGCCAGCACGGCATGGAAAACGTCTTCGAGGCCGGCTTCCGCGAGTTCGCCCGTCAGCGCCAGCGCCGCGTCACCGACGCCAACCGCGTGATGGAAGGCGCCGAGCGCGCCATGCGCGTGGCCGGCACCCGCGAGATCGGCAAGCTGGAACAAAATCTCGAATTCCTCGCCAACGTCGGTTCGATCAGCCCTTACGTGGGTCTGTTCGGTACCGTCTGGGGCATCATGGGCGCCTTCCAGGGCCTGGGTGAAATGAAGGACGTGACCATTTCCGTGGTCGCTCCGCACATTTCCGAGGCGCTGATCGCCACCGCGATGGGCCTGTTCGCCGCTATCCCTGCGGTGTGGGCGTACAACCGCTACGCCAACAAGGTCGAGCGCATCGCGTCGCGTTACGAGGTGTTCCAGGAAGAGTTCTCCTCCGTGCTGCAGCGTCAGATCCATTCCGACGAAACGGCCTGA
- the tolR gene encoding protein TolR — MRTTYRRQKRKLKSEINVVPYIDVMLVLLIIFMVTTPMMNLGVDIQLPQTNAKSLQDKKDPVVVSVDEGGQIYLTANGAKREPVSEDEFRKRITAFHNANPELQVLVAGDQRVGYGKVYSILPILQEAGVSKIGLMSQPQSAQNGKP, encoded by the coding sequence ATGCGCACTACCTACCGCCGGCAAAAGCGGAAGCTGAAATCCGAGATCAACGTCGTGCCGTACATCGACGTGATGCTCGTGCTGCTGATCATCTTCATGGTCACCACGCCCATGATGAATCTCGGCGTGGACATCCAGCTTCCTCAGACAAACGCCAAGTCGTTGCAGGACAAGAAAGACCCGGTCGTGGTCTCGGTCGACGAGGGCGGGCAGATCTACCTCACCGCCAACGGCGCCAAGCGCGAGCCGGTCAGCGAGGACGAGTTCCGCAAGCGGATCACTGCCTTCCATAACGCGAACCCGGAGCTTCAGGTCCTGGTCGCGGGCGATCAGCGCGTGGGCTACGGCAAGGTCTATTCGATCCTCCCGATTCTCCAGGAGGCCGGTGTCTCCAAGATCGGTCTGATGAGCCAGCCGCAGTCGGCGCAGAATGGAAAACCGTGA
- a CDS encoding cell envelope integrity protein TolA, translating into MENRDGTPRAVVLAALLHIGIVAFLGLAVIPCSDYEKWAEAIGVPAEWNPLKCPAPLELPGQIIEATLVGPTGSPPPKATKVKPTPDTTSPPPVVPTPPPPQPEKPKVETLPPPPKQPDLKDQERVVDDAVQKAEDAKRLQEEKQRQRQAELDAEQEQKKKEKQKEIDDIFKQLDAAKAQTKKADTTKKQAEQQLKDLQNAKDDGLPDLPPADQKMSGTNGRDTGKLGQYLAAIQNAVTQNWLRPDNIAPTACVVHIVQVPGGQVLSAKVDSSCPYDAAGRASVENAVLRAQPLPYQGFEDVFQRNLTFTFRPQ; encoded by the coding sequence ATGGAAAACCGTGACGGCACGCCCCGCGCGGTCGTCCTCGCCGCGCTCCTGCACATCGGCATCGTGGCCTTCCTGGGCCTCGCGGTCATCCCGTGCTCGGATTACGAGAAATGGGCGGAAGCCATCGGCGTTCCCGCGGAGTGGAACCCGCTGAAGTGCCCGGCGCCGCTGGAACTGCCGGGCCAGATCATCGAGGCGACGCTGGTCGGTCCGACCGGCAGCCCGCCGCCGAAGGCCACCAAGGTCAAGCCGACGCCCGATACGACGTCACCGCCACCGGTGGTGCCGACGCCGCCTCCGCCGCAGCCGGAAAAGCCCAAGGTCGAGACGCTTCCGCCCCCGCCGAAGCAGCCGGATCTGAAAGATCAGGAGAGGGTCGTCGACGACGCGGTGCAGAAGGCCGAGGACGCCAAGCGCCTGCAGGAAGAAAAGCAGCGCCAGCGCCAGGCCGAACTGGACGCCGAGCAGGAGCAGAAGAAGAAGGAAAAGCAAAAGGAGATCGACGACATCTTCAAGCAGCTCGACGCGGCGAAGGCGCAGACCAAGAAGGCCGACACCACCAAGAAGCAGGCCGAGCAGCAGTTGAAGGATCTGCAGAACGCCAAGGACGACGGCCTGCCTGACCTGCCGCCCGCCGACCAGAAGATGTCCGGCACCAACGGCCGCGATACCGGCAAGCTGGGGCAGTACCTGGCCGCGATCCAGAATGCGGTCACCCAGAACTGGCTGCGGCCGGACAACATCGCGCCCACCGCCTGTGTCGTGCACATCGTGCAGGTGCCGGGCGGCCAGGTGCTGAGCGCCAAGGTGGACTCGAGCTGCCCTTACGACGCCGCAGGCCGCGCATCGGTGGAGAACGCCGTGCTGCGCGCCCAGCCTCTGCCGTACCAGGGCTTCGAAGATGTCTTTCAGCGCAACCTAACGTTCACGTTCAGGCCGCAATGA
- the tolB gene encoding Tol-Pal system beta propeller repeat protein TolB, whose amino-acid sequence MNPPMRRTLTRLLTLLVALTAFAAGPVAAQSLNVDIVGGLKTATPIAVVPFAQAGGAPLPTDVADVIRADFNRSGKFRALDKNDIVETPSQGSDIKFATWRLLKQDYITIGRISDAGGGMVKVEYELWDVNRQQSLLAQSFTAPTGDLRGVAHQIADQIYEKITGVRGAFWTRIAYITAVGTGNNTTYSLIVADSDGYNPQVVARSRESLLGPAWSPDGSKIAYVSFESGNSAVYIQNISTGSRSLIASHPRGINSAPSWSPDGSKLAVSLSYVGNPEIFVIDVASRTETRLTNNFAIDTEPTFTPDGQSIIFTSDRSGKPQLYQMSASGGAAQRLTFQGGFNASASVSYDGKQIAMVQGNGNVYRIAIMDRSLGGQVRFVSPGNVDDSPSFAPNASMLLYAASQGTRGVLYAVSADGQVRQRLVLSDGDVREPSWGPYRQR is encoded by the coding sequence ATGAATCCGCCCATGCGCAGAACGCTTACCCGCCTCCTCACCCTCCTGGTCGCGTTGACCGCCTTCGCGGCCGGTCCGGTCGCTGCCCAGTCGCTCAACGTGGATATCGTGGGCGGCCTCAAGACGGCCACCCCCATCGCGGTGGTGCCCTTCGCCCAGGCCGGCGGTGCGCCGCTGCCTACCGATGTCGCCGACGTCATCCGTGCCGACTTCAATCGCTCGGGCAAGTTCCGCGCCCTCGACAAGAACGACATCGTCGAGACGCCCTCCCAGGGGTCGGACATCAAGTTCGCCACCTGGCGCCTGCTCAAGCAGGACTACATCACCATCGGCCGCATCAGCGATGCCGGCGGTGGCATGGTCAAGGTCGAATACGAACTGTGGGACGTGAACCGTCAGCAGAGCCTCCTGGCCCAGTCGTTCACCGCCCCGACCGGCGACCTGCGTGGCGTCGCGCACCAGATCGCCGACCAGATCTACGAAAAGATCACCGGCGTCCGTGGCGCGTTCTGGACCCGCATTGCCTACATCACGGCTGTGGGTACCGGTAACAACACCACGTATTCGCTGATCGTGGCCGATTCGGATGGCTACAACCCGCAGGTCGTCGCACGCTCGCGTGAATCCCTGCTGGGTCCGGCGTGGTCGCCGGACGGCAGCAAGATCGCCTACGTTTCGTTCGAAAGCGGCAACTCGGCCGTGTACATCCAGAACATTTCCACCGGCTCGCGCAGCCTGATCGCCTCGCACCCGCGCGGCATCAACAGCGCGCCGTCGTGGTCGCCGGATGGCAGCAAGCTCGCCGTGAGCCTGTCGTATGTCGGCAACCCCGAGATCTTCGTGATCGACGTGGCCAGCCGCACGGAAACTCGCCTCACCAACAACTTCGCCATCGATACCGAGCCGACCTTCACTCCGGACGGCCAGAGCATCATTTTCACCTCGGACCGTTCCGGCAAGCCGCAGCTCTATCAGATGTCAGCCTCCGGCGGCGCCGCCCAGCGGCTGACCTTCCAGGGCGGCTTCAACGCCAGTGCCTCGGTGAGCTACGACGGCAAGCAGATTGCGATGGTGCAGGGCAACGGGAACGTGTATCGTATCGCCATTATGGACCGTAGCCTGGGAGGGCAGGTGCGCTTCGTCTCCCCGGGTAACGTGGACGACTCGCCCAGCTTTGCGCCCAACGCCAGCATGCTGCTTTATGCCGCATCGCAGGGTACGCGCGGCGTCCTTTACGCGGTTTCGGCAGACGGTCAGGTACGTCAGCGTCTCGTCCTCTCGGACGGCGACGTGCGTGAGCCGTCCTGGGGACCCTATCGACAGCGCTGA
- the pal gene encoding peptidoglycan-associated lipoprotein Pal: MNKTVTVTLAALLCVGAAACSKKNTKPAPMPEQQPVAQTQAPTNDGKYQPSDLDTDACLRQRVVYFDFDKNDVKPEFQQIIACHAKYLQDRPQSAMTLEGNTDERGTREYNLGLGERRGNAVSSALQAAGGSAGQINVTSYGKEKPTCREHNEDCWSKNRRVEIVYTAK; the protein is encoded by the coding sequence ATGAATAAGACCGTTACCGTCACCCTGGCTGCCCTGCTCTGCGTTGGCGCCGCCGCGTGCTCGAAGAAGAACACCAAGCCGGCTCCGATGCCGGAACAGCAGCCGGTCGCTCAGACCCAGGCTCCGACCAACGATGGCAAGTACCAGCCGTCCGATCTCGACACCGACGCGTGCCTGCGTCAGCGCGTCGTGTACTTCGACTTCGACAAGAACGACGTCAAGCCGGAGTTCCAGCAGATCATCGCTTGCCACGCCAAGTACCTGCAGGATCGTCCGCAGTCCGCCATGACCCTCGAAGGCAACACCGACGAGCGTGGCACGCGTGAGTACAACCTGGGCCTCGGCGAGCGCCGTGGCAATGCCGTCTCCAGCGCCCTCCAGGCTGCTGGCGGTTCGGCTGGTCAGATCAACGTGACCAGCTACGGCAAGGAAAAGCCGACCTGCCGTGAGCACAACGAAGACTGCTGGTCGAAGAACCGTCGCGTCGAGATCGTGTACACCGCGAAGTAA
- the ybgF gene encoding tol-pal system protein YbgF: MKKTLATSFTARLGVAGAIASATLFALPAAAQDTRLSLADRVSRLEQQSQSQAGSVSLVNQVNDLQQQLSQLQGQIEELQHQNKQLQDSQKAQYADIDSRLSRLEKGGAAPAPSPTPSAATPPASAPAAAAPAPAQTSTPAAAAASEAPAGQPASADQQAAYDASFKSLRAGDYVTASRGFRDFLVKYPDSPLAPNAYYWLGESYYVTMNYPVAIEAFQRLVKQYPQSDKVSDGLLKVGYCQIELKQQDAAIATLKQVAAKYPGTKAAGLAQERLRRLQRQTAN, from the coding sequence ATGAAGAAGACTCTGGCTACCAGTTTCACGGCCAGGCTTGGCGTGGCGGGCGCAATCGCGTCCGCCACGCTTTTTGCGTTGCCTGCCGCCGCCCAGGACACCCGTCTCAGCCTTGCCGACCGCGTGTCGCGGCTTGAGCAGCAGTCGCAGTCGCAGGCCGGCAGCGTTTCTCTGGTGAATCAGGTCAACGATCTGCAGCAGCAGCTTTCGCAGCTGCAGGGCCAGATCGAAGAACTGCAGCACCAGAACAAGCAACTCCAGGATTCCCAGAAGGCGCAGTACGCGGATATCGATTCGCGGCTGAGCCGTCTCGAAAAGGGCGGTGCGGCTCCCGCGCCGTCGCCGACCCCATCTGCCGCCACGCCTCCGGCGTCCGCGCCGGCAGCGGCAGCGCCAGCGCCAGCGCAGACCAGCACGCCCGCCGCAGCGGCAGCGAGCGAGGCCCCCGCGGGCCAACCGGCCAGCGCCGATCAGCAAGCTGCGTACGATGCCTCGTTCAAGTCACTCCGCGCGGGCGACTACGTCACGGCATCGCGTGGCTTCCGCGACTTCCTCGTGAAGTACCCGGACAGCCCGCTCGCGCCGAACGCCTATTACTGGCTCGGCGAGTCGTACTACGTGACCATGAACTACCCGGTCGCGATCGAAGCCTTCCAGCGCCTCGTGAAGCAGTATCCGCAGAGCGACAAGGTTTCCGATGGCCTGCTGAAAGTGGGTTATTGCCAGATCGAGTTGAAGCAGCAGGATGCCGCCATCGCCACGCTGAAAC